Proteins encoded in a region of the Raphanus sativus cultivar WK10039 chromosome 8, ASM80110v3, whole genome shotgun sequence genome:
- the LOC108820149 gene encoding zinc finger BED domain-containing protein DAYSLEEPER-like, with amino-acid sequence MAPTAEEWTRASNICTFLEPFAVITKMISGTNYPTSNLYFYQVWMIHDWLRNNEESDDEVVRFMVSPMKEKFDKYWDDVSGLFAMAAVFDPRFKLSIVDHCLGKLDMSTKDVKVKNLRERLSNLFESYDKKSKVNSPSTEPRETVPPKTCEPVSTEMFENYTDFFAFRKVSSVGNGKTPLEAYLDEPPLEFSSFKSLNILDFWKDNAHRYGDLAGMACDLLSIPITTVASESSFSIGSRVLNKYRSRLLPKNVQALICTRNWIRGYESYQNEEEVFGEEDKPSSIKSAVGDEVEVAKV; translated from the exons ATGGCGCCCACAGCTGAAGAATGGACAAGAGCAAGTAATATCTGCACTTTTCTGGAGCCGTTTGCTGTGATCACAAAGATGATATCTGGCACTAATTACCCGACATCTAATTTGTATTTCTACCAAGTCTGGATGATACATGATTGGCTCCGGAATAATGAGGAAAGCGATGATGAGGTTGTCAGATTCATGGTGTCACCAATGAAGGAGAAGTTTGACAAATATTGGGATGATGTCAGTGGTCTTTTTGCAATGGCAGCAGTGTTTGATCCGCGATTTAAGCTATCAATTGTTGACCATTGTTTAGGGAAGCTTGACATGAGTACAAAAGATGTTAAGGTGAAGAACTTGCGTGAGAGACTCAGCAATCTCTTTGAGTCTTATGACAAAAAATCCAAGGTTAACTCCCCTTCTACGGAGCCACGTGAGACGGTTCCACCCAAAACATGTGAGCCAGTGTCCACAGAAATGTTTGAGAACTACACT GATTTTTTTGCATTTCGCAAAGTCAGTAGTGTTGGGAATGGGAAGACACCTCTAGAAGCATATCTTGATGAACCACCTTTGGAATTTTCCAGTTTTAAGAGCTTGAATATTCTCGACTTCTGGAAAGATAATGCTCATCGCTATGGTGATTTGGCTGGTATGGCTTGTGATCTATTAAGTATTCCAATCACAACTGTTGCTTCCGAGTCTTCTTTCAGTATTGGATCAAGAGTCCTCAACAAATACAGGAGCCGTCTACTCCCAAAAAATGTGCAGGCTCTGATATGCACTAGGAATTGGATCAGGGGAtatgaatcatatcaaaatg AAGAAGAAGTATTTGGTGAAGAAGATAAACCCTCATCAATTAAATCAGCTGTTGGTGATGAAGTGGAAGTTGCAAAAGTGTGA
- the LOC108836644 gene encoding adenylate kinase 5, chloroplastic, with the protein MASLFHCSAHLSSTPSRSSLPTSSLSPPLSLFPSPITRRNSSIVFTVLPRQIPQSFPTSPSLVRCCVKEPLKVMISGAPASGKGTQCELIVQKFGLVHISTGDLLRAEVSSGTEIGKKAKEFMNSGSLVPDEIVIAMVAGRLSREDAKKHGWLLDGFPRTFAQAQSLDKLNVKPDIFLLLDVPDEILIERCIGRRLDPVTGKIYHIKSYPPESDEVKARLVIRPDDTEDKVKARLQIYKQNSEAIISAYSDVMIKIDANRPREMVFEETQTLLSQINLNRMIKTDKASPVQDNWRGIPTRLNNIPHSRDIRSYFYEDVLQATVRSIKDGNTRLRVDINIPELNPEMDVYRIGTLMELVRTLALSFADDGKRVKVCVQGSMGEGALAGMPLQLAGTRKILEYMDWGDDATLGTFVKLGAIGGKEVDEEDDLFILVAPQNAVGNCIIDDLQAMTTAAGKRPVVLINPRLKDLPASSGIMQTMGREKRLEYALTFDNCYVFRLLYYAGTQYPIMGALRMSYPYRYELYKRVNEENGKEKYVLISTYSERPTPDQINDAFSGKSREESKKPSGIWGFLGSGFF; encoded by the exons ATGGCGTCTCTTTTTCACTGCTCCGCTCACTTGTCTTCAACTCCGTCTCGCTCCTCTCTTCCCACTTCATCGCTTTCTCCTCCTCTATCTCTCTTCCCATCGCCGATCACCCGTCGCAATAGTAGTATCGTCTTCACCGTGCTCCCACGCCAGATTCCTCAATCCTTCCCTACATCCCCTTCTCTG GTAAGGTGTTGTGTAAAGGAGCCACTGAAGGTGATGATTTCGGGTGCACCAGCTTCAGGCAAAGGCACTCAATGTGAGCTCATCGTTCAAAAG TTTGGTTTGGTGCACATATCAACGGGGGATCTCTTGAGGGCAGAGGTGTCATCTGGGACAGAGATTGGGAAGAAAGCAAAAGAGTTCATGAACTCTGGTAGTTTGGTTCCCGATGAGATTGTAATAGCG ATGGTGGCTGGAAGATTATCACGTGAAGATGCTAAAAAGCATGGATGGCTTCTTGATGGATTTCCACGGACTTTTGCTCAGGCTCAAAGTCTGGACAAACTAAACGTCAAACCTGACATTTTCCTCTTATTAGAT GTTCCTGACGAAATTCTAATTGAGAGATGTATCGGTAGAAGGTTGGATCCAGTGACTGGTaaaatttatcatataaaaagtTACCCTCCTGAATCAGACGAAGTTAAAGCAAGACTGGTCATACGCCCTGATGATACAGAAGATAAG GTAAAAGCACGTCTGCAGATATACAAACAAAACTCGGAAGCTATTATTTCCGCGTACTCGGATGTTATGATCAAG ATTGATGCAAACAGGCCTAGAGAAATGGTTTTCGAGGAGACCCAGACTCTTCTGTCTCAGATAAACCTTAATAGGATGATAAAGACTG ACAAAGCATCTCCTGTTCAG GATAACTGGAGAGGAATACCGACGAGATTGAATAACATTCCTCATTCGAGAGATATCAGATCTTATTTTTATGAAGATGTTCTGCAAGCCACAGTTAGATCGATCAAAGATGGAAACACTCGTCTTCGG GTAGACATAAATATCCCTGAGCTAAATCCTGAAATG GATGTTTACCGGATAGGAACCTTGATGGAACTGGTTCGAACTCTAGCTTTATCATTCGCTGATGATGGAAAAAGAGTGAAG GTTTGTGTTCAGGGGTCTATGGGGGAAGGTGCACTCGCTGGGATGCCACTGCAGTTGGCGGGCACTCGAAAGATTTTAGAATATATGGACTGGGGTGATGATGCAACTTTGGGAACTTTCGTCAAGCTCGGTGCAATTG GTGGTAAAGAAGTTGATGAAGAAGACGACTTATTCATCTTAGTGGCTCCACAAAATGCCGTTGGAAACTGTATCATAGAT GACCTACAAGCGATGACTACTGCTGCTGGTAAGAGGCCAGTTGTACTTATCAATCCTCGACTCAAG GACTTACCCGCTTCAAGTGGCATAATGCAA ACAATGGGCAGGGAAAAAAGGCTGGAATACGCCTTAACATTTGACAACTGCTATGTATTTCGGCTACTTTATTATGCTGGAACACAATACCCAATTATGGGCGCTCTAAG GATGTCTTATCCTTACCGGTATGAGCTTTACAAGAGAGTGAACGAGGAAAATGGAAAGGAAAAGTATGTACTGATATCAACATACTCTGAAAGGCCAACCCCTGACCAAATCAACGATGCTTTTTCTGGAAAATCTCG GGAGGAAAGCAAGAAGCCTTCAGGAATCTG GGGGTTCCTAGGCAGCGGATTTTTCTAG